From the Primulina tabacum isolate GXHZ01 chromosome 15, ASM2559414v2, whole genome shotgun sequence genome, one window contains:
- the LOC142526460 gene encoding putative galacturonosyltransferase 15 isoform X3 → MREELTRALLEATTSNDDYGGGIGIGTVERSNLIPVTFKDLVENMASSKQDIKAFAFKTKAVIEKMEHMVKTAKWQESFYWHLAAHGVPNSMHCLSLKLTEEYAINAVARSRLPLPQYVYRLANASFQHVVLLTDNVLAASVVISSTIKTSINPKNLVFHVITDKKTYTSMHAWFALNTIDSAVIEVKGLHQYEWSHEVNVGIKEVFQIHNQIVKYNLINLKEGFDDKEDCDHKLGVLSPSGFSLLNHLRIYLPELFPDLDKVVLLDDDIVAQHDLSSLWDLDLNDKIVGAVVDSWCGRDCCPGRKYKDYFNFTDPIIISNMDPDNCGWQYGMAIFDLKKWRKTNITAVYHQWLKLNLNSGFILWHPGALPPALIAFRNHVHHIDSSWQLAGLGYRFPQVDKQMSEAAAVIHFSGPAKPWLEIASPEVRDLWTRHVNFSNECIRRCGITG, encoded by the exons ATGAG AGAAGAGCTGACAAGGGCTCTCTTGGAGGCAACCACTAGTAATGATGATTATGGGGGTGGAATCGGAATTGGAACAGTGGAGAGATCAAATTTAATACCAGTTACATTCAAGGATCTAGTCGAGAACATGGCGTCCAGTAAACAAGATATTAAAGCATTCGCTTTCAAGACCAAGGCCGTG ATTGAGAAGATGGAACACATGGTTAAAACAGCAAAATGGCAGGAGTCTTTTTACTGGCATTTAGCTGCTCATGGAGTTCCCAACAGCATGCACTGCCTTTCTCTTAAGTTGACAGAAGAGTATGCGATAAATGCAGTGGCTCGTTCTCGTTTACCTTTGCCTCAATATGTTTACCGCCTCGCCAATGCTTCATTTCAACATGTTGTTCTTCTAACTGACAATGTCCTGGCTGCATCTGTTGTAATCTCCTCTACCATTAAAACTTCCATTAATCCCAAAAACTTGGTATTTCATGTGATTACCGATAAGAAAACATACACTTCAATGCATGCATGGTTTGCATTGAACACTATAGATTCTGCTGTCATTGAAGTCAAGGGCTTGCATCAATACGAGTGGTCTCATGAAGTAAATGTCGGGATTAAGGAGGTGTTCCAAATTCATAACCAGATCGTGAAGTACAATTTGATAAATCTAAAGGAAGGCTTTGATGACAAAGAAGATTGTGATCACAAACTAGGTGTCCTAAGCCCCAGCGGCTTTTCACTTTTGAATCACCTCCGCATTTATCTCCCTGAG CTGTTCCCAGATCTCGACAAGGTTGTGCTATTGGATGATGATATTGTTGCACAACATGACTTATCATCTCTATGGGACTTGGACCTCAATGACAAGATTGTAGGTGCAGTTGTAGATTCATGGTGCGGACGTGACTGCTGTCCAGGAAGAAAATACAAGGATTACTTCAATTTTACAGATCCTATCATAATATCTAACATGGATCCAGATAATTGTGGATGGCAATACGGGATGGCTATCTTTGACCTCAAAAAATGGAGGAAGACTAACATCACTGCAGTGTATCACCAATGGCTCAAACTT AACCTAAATTCTGGTTTTATACTATGGCATCCTGGAGCACTTCCTCCCGCCTTGATTGCATTCAGAAACCATGTGCATCACATTGATTCTTCATGGCAACTGGCTGGTCTCGGTTATCGATTCCCCCAAGTTGATAAACAGATGTCAGAAGCGGCAGCAGTTATACACTTTAGCGGGCCTGCAAAGCCATGGCTCGAAATTGCGTCCCCTGAGGTAAGAGACCTTTGGACCAGGCATGTAAATTTTTCAAACGAATGTATAAGAAGATGTGGAATAACAGGCTAA
- the LOC142526460 gene encoding putative galacturonosyltransferase 15 isoform X2 gives MDKLLKQHELREELTRALLEATTSNDDYGGGIGIGTVERSNLIPVTFKDLVENMASSKQDIKAFAFKTKAVIEKMEHMVKTAKWQESFYWHLAAHGVPNSMHCLSLKLTEEYAINAVARSRLPLPQYVYRLANASFQHVVLLTDNVLAASVVISSTIKTSINPKNLVFHVITDKKTYTSMHAWFALNTIDSAVIEVKGLHQYEWSHEVNVGIKEVFQIHNQIVKYNLINLKEGFDDKEDCDHKLGVLSPSGFSLLNHLRIYLPELFPDLDKVVLLDDDIVAQHDLSSLWDLDLNDKIVGAVVDSWCGRDCCPGRKYKDYFNFTDPIIISNMDPDNCGWQYGMAIFDLKKWRKTNITAVYHQWLKLNLNSGFILWHPGALPPALIAFRNHVHHIDSSWQLAGLGYRFPQVDKQMSEAAAVIHFSGPAKPWLEIASPEVRDLWTRHVNFSNECIRRCGITG, from the exons ATGGACAAATTGCTAAAACAGCATGAG CTCAGAGAAGAGCTGACAAGGGCTCTCTTGGAGGCAACCACTAGTAATGATGATTATGGGGGTGGAATCGGAATTGGAACAGTGGAGAGATCAAATTTAATACCAGTTACATTCAAGGATCTAGTCGAGAACATGGCGTCCAGTAAACAAGATATTAAAGCATTCGCTTTCAAGACCAAGGCCGTG ATTGAGAAGATGGAACACATGGTTAAAACAGCAAAATGGCAGGAGTCTTTTTACTGGCATTTAGCTGCTCATGGAGTTCCCAACAGCATGCACTGCCTTTCTCTTAAGTTGACAGAAGAGTATGCGATAAATGCAGTGGCTCGTTCTCGTTTACCTTTGCCTCAATATGTTTACCGCCTCGCCAATGCTTCATTTCAACATGTTGTTCTTCTAACTGACAATGTCCTGGCTGCATCTGTTGTAATCTCCTCTACCATTAAAACTTCCATTAATCCCAAAAACTTGGTATTTCATGTGATTACCGATAAGAAAACATACACTTCAATGCATGCATGGTTTGCATTGAACACTATAGATTCTGCTGTCATTGAAGTCAAGGGCTTGCATCAATACGAGTGGTCTCATGAAGTAAATGTCGGGATTAAGGAGGTGTTCCAAATTCATAACCAGATCGTGAAGTACAATTTGATAAATCTAAAGGAAGGCTTTGATGACAAAGAAGATTGTGATCACAAACTAGGTGTCCTAAGCCCCAGCGGCTTTTCACTTTTGAATCACCTCCGCATTTATCTCCCTGAG CTGTTCCCAGATCTCGACAAGGTTGTGCTATTGGATGATGATATTGTTGCACAACATGACTTATCATCTCTATGGGACTTGGACCTCAATGACAAGATTGTAGGTGCAGTTGTAGATTCATGGTGCGGACGTGACTGCTGTCCAGGAAGAAAATACAAGGATTACTTCAATTTTACAGATCCTATCATAATATCTAACATGGATCCAGATAATTGTGGATGGCAATACGGGATGGCTATCTTTGACCTCAAAAAATGGAGGAAGACTAACATCACTGCAGTGTATCACCAATGGCTCAAACTT AACCTAAATTCTGGTTTTATACTATGGCATCCTGGAGCACTTCCTCCCGCCTTGATTGCATTCAGAAACCATGTGCATCACATTGATTCTTCATGGCAACTGGCTGGTCTCGGTTATCGATTCCCCCAAGTTGATAAACAGATGTCAGAAGCGGCAGCAGTTATACACTTTAGCGGGCCTGCAAAGCCATGGCTCGAAATTGCGTCCCCTGAGGTAAGAGACCTTTGGACCAGGCATGTAAATTTTTCAAACGAATGTATAAGAAGATGTGGAATAACAGGCTAA
- the LOC142526460 gene encoding putative galacturonosyltransferase 15 isoform X1 produces MSRNMKLYISTTGTKRVAAYSAAAEGAGVGGTRSEMKGKNSPSTAFGRRLYRRAAILTAVLLFGLVLPLLFIRTAFLVLEPASICSSSIGCMTLRIFGGSDAALLREELTRALLEATTSNDDYGGGIGIGTVERSNLIPVTFKDLVENMASSKQDIKAFAFKTKAVIEKMEHMVKTAKWQESFYWHLAAHGVPNSMHCLSLKLTEEYAINAVARSRLPLPQYVYRLANASFQHVVLLTDNVLAASVVISSTIKTSINPKNLVFHVITDKKTYTSMHAWFALNTIDSAVIEVKGLHQYEWSHEVNVGIKEVFQIHNQIVKYNLINLKEGFDDKEDCDHKLGVLSPSGFSLLNHLRIYLPELFPDLDKVVLLDDDIVAQHDLSSLWDLDLNDKIVGAVVDSWCGRDCCPGRKYKDYFNFTDPIIISNMDPDNCGWQYGMAIFDLKKWRKTNITAVYHQWLKLNLNSGFILWHPGALPPALIAFRNHVHHIDSSWQLAGLGYRFPQVDKQMSEAAAVIHFSGPAKPWLEIASPEVRDLWTRHVNFSNECIRRCGITG; encoded by the exons ATGTCTCGTAATATGAAGCTTTACATATCCACGACTGGGACTAAGAGAGTTGCGGCATACAGTGCCGCCGCGGAGGGAGCCGGCGTTGGAGGTACTCGGAGTGAGATGAAAGGGAAGAATTCGCCATCGACTGCGTTCGGTCGCCGATTATACCGTCGGGCGGCGATTTTAACGGCGGTGCTGTTGTTTGGACTGGTGTTGCCTTTACTCTTCATTAGAACTGCTTTTCTAGTACTCGAACCCGCCTCTATTTGCTCCTCCTCCATCG GGTGTATGACATTAAGGATTTTTGGCGGGAGCGATGCTGCTCTG CTCAGAGAAGAGCTGACAAGGGCTCTCTTGGAGGCAACCACTAGTAATGATGATTATGGGGGTGGAATCGGAATTGGAACAGTGGAGAGATCAAATTTAATACCAGTTACATTCAAGGATCTAGTCGAGAACATGGCGTCCAGTAAACAAGATATTAAAGCATTCGCTTTCAAGACCAAGGCCGTG ATTGAGAAGATGGAACACATGGTTAAAACAGCAAAATGGCAGGAGTCTTTTTACTGGCATTTAGCTGCTCATGGAGTTCCCAACAGCATGCACTGCCTTTCTCTTAAGTTGACAGAAGAGTATGCGATAAATGCAGTGGCTCGTTCTCGTTTACCTTTGCCTCAATATGTTTACCGCCTCGCCAATGCTTCATTTCAACATGTTGTTCTTCTAACTGACAATGTCCTGGCTGCATCTGTTGTAATCTCCTCTACCATTAAAACTTCCATTAATCCCAAAAACTTGGTATTTCATGTGATTACCGATAAGAAAACATACACTTCAATGCATGCATGGTTTGCATTGAACACTATAGATTCTGCTGTCATTGAAGTCAAGGGCTTGCATCAATACGAGTGGTCTCATGAAGTAAATGTCGGGATTAAGGAGGTGTTCCAAATTCATAACCAGATCGTGAAGTACAATTTGATAAATCTAAAGGAAGGCTTTGATGACAAAGAAGATTGTGATCACAAACTAGGTGTCCTAAGCCCCAGCGGCTTTTCACTTTTGAATCACCTCCGCATTTATCTCCCTGAG CTGTTCCCAGATCTCGACAAGGTTGTGCTATTGGATGATGATATTGTTGCACAACATGACTTATCATCTCTATGGGACTTGGACCTCAATGACAAGATTGTAGGTGCAGTTGTAGATTCATGGTGCGGACGTGACTGCTGTCCAGGAAGAAAATACAAGGATTACTTCAATTTTACAGATCCTATCATAATATCTAACATGGATCCAGATAATTGTGGATGGCAATACGGGATGGCTATCTTTGACCTCAAAAAATGGAGGAAGACTAACATCACTGCAGTGTATCACCAATGGCTCAAACTT AACCTAAATTCTGGTTTTATACTATGGCATCCTGGAGCACTTCCTCCCGCCTTGATTGCATTCAGAAACCATGTGCATCACATTGATTCTTCATGGCAACTGGCTGGTCTCGGTTATCGATTCCCCCAAGTTGATAAACAGATGTCAGAAGCGGCAGCAGTTATACACTTTAGCGGGCCTGCAAAGCCATGGCTCGAAATTGCGTCCCCTGAGGTAAGAGACCTTTGGACCAGGCATGTAAATTTTTCAAACGAATGTATAAGAAGATGTGGAATAACAGGCTAA